Proteins encoded by one window of Serratia nevei:
- a CDS encoding putative T6SS immunity periplasmic lipoprotein, protein MATTHGNARKLTAGEHRFYLSLLCALLLNGCQSTPPWYHPLDVSLKDNQPCFAVPINSVRSGDSLQNRGMIVSRQEQRQWHIVWTSPEVTPLPELKPGQCVTYPQVNWAAGEYSVLLGVSMNNDTERRKYMRTFTLSIEHNGKTLLRSDH, encoded by the coding sequence ATGGCCACAACTCACGGAAACGCCAGAAAACTTACGGCCGGTGAACACCGATTTTATCTCTCTTTGCTATGCGCACTGCTACTGAATGGCTGTCAATCCACTCCCCCCTGGTACCATCCGTTGGATGTCTCGCTAAAAGACAACCAACCTTGCTTTGCCGTGCCCATCAACAGTGTTCGCAGCGGCGACAGCCTGCAAAACCGGGGAATGATCGTCTCACGACAGGAACAACGGCAATGGCATATCGTCTGGACCTCACCAGAAGTCACTCCGTTGCCTGAACTGAAACCAGGGCAATGCGTCACTTATCCGCAAGTAAACTGGGCTGCGGGAGAATACTCGGTCTTGCTCGGCGTCTCGATGAATAACGATACGGAAAGGCGTAAATACATGAGAACCTTTACTTTGAGCATCGAGCATAATGGAAAGACACTATTACGTAGCGATCATTAA
- a CDS encoding CoA transferase subunit A, whose protein sequence is MAGLDKRVGSYQEALAGLTDNMTVLAGGFGLCGIPENLIEEIRRRGVRGLTVVSNNCGVDGFGLGRLLETQQIRKVVGSYVGENALFEQQALSGELEVDLTPQGTLAEKIRAGGAGIPAFFTATGYGTPIAEGKEVREFNGRPYIMETAITGDFAIVKGWKADHFGNVIYRHTAQNFNPLMATAGRITVVEVEEIVAPGELDPAAIHTPGIYVDRLIQGTFEKRIEQRTLRA, encoded by the coding sequence ATGGCAGGGCTCGACAAACGCGTCGGCAGCTACCAGGAAGCGCTGGCAGGCCTGACGGACAACATGACGGTGCTGGCGGGCGGCTTTGGCCTGTGCGGCATCCCGGAAAACCTGATCGAAGAGATCCGCCGGCGCGGCGTGCGCGGGTTGACGGTGGTCTCCAACAACTGCGGCGTCGACGGGTTCGGCCTCGGGCGGCTGCTGGAAACCCAGCAGATCCGCAAGGTGGTGGGATCTTACGTCGGCGAAAACGCGCTGTTCGAGCAGCAGGCGCTCAGCGGCGAGCTGGAGGTGGATCTCACGCCGCAGGGCACGTTGGCGGAGAAGATCCGCGCCGGCGGCGCCGGTATCCCGGCGTTCTTCACCGCCACCGGTTACGGCACGCCGATCGCCGAAGGCAAAGAGGTGCGCGAGTTCAACGGCCGCCCTTACATCATGGAAACCGCCATCACCGGCGATTTCGCCATCGTTAAAGGCTGGAAGGCCGATCACTTCGGCAACGTCATCTACCGCCACACCGCACAGAACTTCAATCCGCTGATGGCGACCGCCGGGCGCATCACGGTGGTGGAAGTGGAAGAGATCGTCGCGCCGGGCGAGCTGGATCCGGCGGCGATCCACACCCCCGGCATCTACGTCGATCGGCTGATCCAGGGCACCTTCGAGAAGCGTATCGAACAACGCACCCTGCGGGCATAA
- a CDS encoding ABC transporter ATP-binding protein translates to MVTQDVIISARRLNKTFIGENKRPKPVLRDVTLTVHAGEFVTILGQSGSGKSTLLRMLAGLIPADSGTLTLAGKPVDGPSTNVGMVFQSYALYPWLTVYDNIAFGLLAQRLPPQTIAERLGALLRLVGLTGYEHAWPRELSGGMRQRVGFARALAVEPDLLLLDEPFSALDIFTAQKLRGDLLALWGDNRLRTRAMVMVTHDVEEAVLMSDRVLILDATSKRIDDEFSVNLPRAARNRESLRHLTDRIRSCLYKKIAQAQSAG, encoded by the coding sequence ATGGTGACTCAAGACGTGATTATCAGCGCCCGCCGGCTGAACAAGACGTTTATCGGCGAAAACAAGCGCCCCAAACCCGTGCTGCGCGACGTGACGCTGACCGTGCACGCCGGCGAGTTCGTCACCATTCTGGGGCAATCCGGCTCGGGCAAGTCCACGCTGCTGCGCATGCTGGCCGGGCTGATCCCAGCGGACAGCGGCACGCTCACGCTGGCGGGCAAACCGGTCGACGGCCCGAGCACCAACGTCGGCATGGTGTTTCAGTCCTACGCGCTCTATCCCTGGCTAACGGTGTACGACAACATCGCCTTCGGGCTGCTGGCGCAACGGCTGCCGCCGCAGACGATCGCCGAGCGGCTGGGAGCGCTGCTGCGCCTGGTGGGCCTGACCGGCTATGAGCACGCCTGGCCGCGCGAGCTCTCGGGCGGCATGCGTCAACGGGTGGGCTTCGCCCGGGCGCTGGCGGTAGAGCCCGACCTCTTGCTGCTGGACGAACCCTTCTCCGCCCTCGATATCTTTACCGCGCAAAAACTGCGGGGCGACCTGCTGGCGCTGTGGGGAGACAACCGGCTGCGCACGCGCGCCATGGTGATGGTGACGCACGACGTCGAAGAAGCGGTGCTGATGTCCGATCGGGTGCTGATCCTGGACGCAACCAGCAAACGGATCGACGACGAATTCAGCGTCAACCTCCCGCGTGCGGCGCGCAACCGGGAAAGCCTGCGGCACCTCACCGATCGGATCCGCAGCTGTCTGTACAAAAAAATCGCGCAAGCGCAATCGGCCGGTTAA
- a CDS encoding CoA transferase subunit B: protein MLTREQMAQRVAQELRDGYYVNLGIGIPTLVANYVPAGMDVMLQSENGLLGMGEFPTEQQLDADMINAGKQTVTARLGASIFDSAQSFAMIRGGHVDLTVLGAFEVDVEGNIASWMIPGKMVKGMGGAMDLVAGAENIIVVMTHAAKGGESKLLPRCTLPLTGANCIRKVLTDLAYLEIEDGAFVLRERAPGVSVAEIVAKTAGRLIVPEQVPEMRF, encoded by the coding sequence ATGCTTACCCGTGAACAAATGGCGCAGCGCGTGGCGCAAGAGCTGCGGGACGGTTACTACGTCAACCTGGGCATCGGCATCCCGACGCTGGTGGCCAACTATGTGCCGGCGGGCATGGACGTGATGCTGCAGTCGGAAAACGGCCTGCTGGGGATGGGCGAGTTCCCGACCGAGCAGCAGCTGGACGCCGACATGATCAATGCCGGCAAGCAGACGGTCACCGCGCGCCTCGGCGCGTCGATCTTCGATTCGGCGCAGTCGTTCGCCATGATCCGCGGTGGCCACGTCGATCTGACCGTGCTGGGGGCGTTTGAAGTGGACGTCGAGGGCAACATCGCTTCGTGGATGATCCCCGGCAAGATGGTCAAGGGCATGGGCGGTGCGATGGATCTGGTGGCGGGGGCGGAGAACATCATCGTGGTGATGACCCACGCCGCGAAGGGCGGCGAGTCCAAGCTGCTGCCGCGCTGCACGCTGCCGCTGACCGGCGCCAACTGCATCCGCAAAGTATTGACCGATCTGGCCTATCTGGAAATTGAAGACGGCGCCTTCGTGCTGCGCGAGCGCGCGCCGGGCGTCAGCGTGGCGGAGATTGTCGCCAAAACCGCCGGCCGGCTGATCGTGCCGGAGCAAGTGCCGGAAATGCGTTTCTGA
- a CDS encoding porin, with the protein MNHKSVLMTLLILLPAAASGAEIVNKDGNKLDLYGQLNGVHYFSSDADNNGDRSYTRFGFKGETQIGDALTGYGQWEYQAGLDQPESAGPGDSYTRLGFAGLTFGHWGSLDYGRNYGLLYDVAGWTDVLPEFGNDSYEAADNFMTGRANGLLTYHNRSLGGLVDGLDLGLQYQGKNRGDDAQRAKDIQTQNGDGYAFSATYDTGVGLNVGAAYANSARTLAQQRFGLADGDRARAWTLGLKYDQDNLYLAASYARTENMTYVDGDRYAGFAPRADAIEAVAQYHFDSGVTPSLAYLQTRGRNLPGIGDADLVKYLDLALNYCFNANMSTYVEYKLNLLQRQNAVGAGADDIVETGIMYQF; encoded by the coding sequence ATGAACCATAAAAGCGTGCTGATGACGCTGCTCATCCTGCTGCCGGCCGCCGCCAGCGGCGCGGAAATCGTCAATAAAGACGGCAATAAACTGGATCTGTACGGCCAGCTGAACGGCGTGCATTACTTCAGCAGCGACGCCGACAATAACGGCGACCGCTCCTATACCCGCTTCGGTTTCAAAGGCGAGACGCAGATCGGCGACGCGCTGACGGGATATGGGCAGTGGGAATATCAGGCAGGGCTCGATCAGCCGGAAAGCGCCGGGCCGGGCGACAGCTATACCCGCCTGGGCTTCGCCGGATTGACGTTCGGCCACTGGGGCAGCCTGGATTACGGCCGCAACTATGGCCTGCTGTATGACGTGGCCGGCTGGACGGACGTGCTGCCTGAATTCGGCAACGACAGCTACGAAGCGGCCGACAACTTTATGACCGGCCGCGCCAACGGCCTGCTGACCTACCACAACCGCAGCCTGGGCGGCCTGGTCGACGGCCTGGATCTCGGCCTGCAATATCAGGGGAAGAATCGGGGGGACGACGCTCAACGGGCGAAGGATATCCAGACGCAAAACGGCGATGGCTACGCCTTTTCCGCCACCTACGACACCGGCGTGGGGCTCAACGTTGGCGCCGCCTACGCCAACTCTGCGCGCACGCTGGCGCAACAGCGCTTCGGCCTGGCTGACGGCGATCGCGCCCGGGCCTGGACGCTGGGGCTGAAATACGACCAGGACAACCTCTACCTGGCGGCAAGCTACGCGCGCACCGAGAACATGACCTACGTCGACGGCGATCGCTACGCCGGCTTCGCCCCCCGCGCGGACGCTATTGAGGCGGTCGCGCAGTATCACTTCGATTCCGGCGTCACGCCCTCGCTGGCCTACCTGCAAACGCGCGGTCGCAACCTGCCCGGCATTGGCGACGCCGATCTGGTCAAATACCTGGATCTGGCACTGAATTACTGCTTCAACGCCAACATGTCGACCTACGTAGAGTACAAACTCAACCTGCTGCAACGGCAGAACGCCGTCGGCGCCGGCGCCGACGACATCGTCGAAACCGGCATCATGTATCAGTTCTGA
- a CDS encoding glutamine synthetase family protein, with amino-acid sequence MHSNIIGFNPLLAELPASPTRAFHKELEHYLQRYPQTEQLDIYLHDLNGQLRGKRLPIAEAFGLEKGCYFPLSIYALDLHGRVIEESGLGQRAGEPDRLCLPVPGTLRPCARDPERHAQLLLTMQNADGGACELEPRVVLQRVLKHLHERNCFPVVAAELEFYLQDPQHPAEAETCPTQSFAVDAPERHHALLSDIERHARLQNLPLTGVVAEAASGQYELNLHHSRRVLEACDQIMALKRLTRQIAEQHHQHACFMAKPCAHAAGSGLHFHISLQDEHGENLLTGAPGELSDNMQQAMAGMLALMPASMAILAPNINAFRRFRPGMHVPLRASWGHNNRTVALRLPCADSANQRIEYRLAGADANPYLALAVMLGGLLHGLANPLPLPPAANGCESDNAAPLPLGQQEALALFRHSDPLRELLGPAFCTLWHTCKSAELRRFEEQVTAAELGWML; translated from the coding sequence ATGCATTCTAATATCATCGGCTTCAATCCGCTGCTGGCGGAGCTGCCCGCTTCGCCAACGCGCGCCTTCCACAAAGAGCTGGAACACTACCTGCAGCGCTATCCGCAGACCGAACAGCTGGATATTTATCTGCACGATCTGAACGGCCAGCTGCGCGGCAAGCGGCTGCCGATCGCCGAAGCCTTTGGGCTGGAGAAAGGCTGCTACTTTCCGCTGTCGATCTACGCCCTGGATCTGCACGGCCGGGTGATTGAAGAAAGCGGGCTGGGGCAACGGGCGGGCGAGCCGGACCGTCTGTGCCTGCCGGTGCCCGGCACGCTGCGCCCCTGCGCGCGCGATCCCGAACGCCACGCCCAACTGCTGCTGACGATGCAAAACGCCGACGGCGGCGCCTGCGAGCTGGAGCCGCGCGTGGTGCTGCAACGGGTGCTGAAGCACCTGCACGAGCGCAACTGCTTCCCGGTGGTGGCGGCCGAACTGGAGTTCTACCTGCAGGATCCGCAGCACCCCGCCGAGGCGGAAACCTGCCCAACGCAGAGCTTCGCGGTGGATGCGCCGGAACGTCACCATGCGCTGCTGAGCGACATCGAACGGCACGCCCGCCTGCAAAACCTGCCGTTGACCGGCGTGGTGGCCGAAGCCGCCTCTGGCCAATACGAGCTGAATCTGCATCACAGCCGGCGTGTGCTGGAAGCCTGCGACCAGATCATGGCGCTGAAACGCCTGACGCGGCAGATTGCCGAGCAACATCACCAGCATGCCTGCTTTATGGCCAAGCCCTGCGCCCACGCCGCCGGCAGCGGGCTGCATTTCCACATCAGTTTGCAGGACGAGCACGGCGAGAACCTGCTGACCGGCGCGCCGGGCGAACTGAGCGACAACATGCAGCAGGCGATGGCAGGCATGCTAGCGCTGATGCCGGCGTCGATGGCGATCCTGGCGCCCAACATCAACGCGTTCCGCCGCTTCCGCCCTGGCATGCACGTGCCGCTGCGCGCCTCCTGGGGCCACAACAACCGCACGGTGGCGCTGCGCCTGCCCTGCGCCGACAGCGCCAACCAGCGCATCGAATATCGCCTGGCCGGCGCCGACGCCAACCCCTACCTGGCGCTGGCGGTGATGCTCGGCGGCCTGCTGCACGGGCTGGCAAACCCGCTGCCACTGCCGCCCGCAGCCAACGGCTGCGAGAGCGACAACGCCGCGCCCTTGCCGCTCGGCCAACAGGAGGCGCTGGCGCTGTTCCGCCACAGCGATCCGCTGCGTGAGCTGCTCGGCCCGGCGTTTTGCACCCTGTGGCACACCTGCAAAAGCGCCGAACTGCGCCGCTTCGAGGAACAGGTCACCGCCGCCGAACTCGGCTGGATGCTGTAA
- a CDS encoding helix-turn-helix domain-containing protein — protein sequence MSTLKQLLASRTPESRRRIEEMAEEMLFEAHLHQLREALNISQQELAKTLGISQPSVAAIEGRGNELKISTLKRYVEAMGGTLRLDVELPGGKHVGFTV from the coding sequence ATGAGCACCTTAAAGCAACTGCTGGCCTCCCGCACCCCGGAGAGCCGCCGGCGCATCGAGGAAATGGCCGAAGAGATGCTGTTTGAAGCGCACCTGCACCAGCTGCGGGAAGCGCTGAATATTTCCCAACAGGAGCTGGCGAAAACGCTGGGCATTTCCCAGCCTTCTGTCGCGGCCATCGAAGGGCGCGGCAATGAGCTGAAGATTTCGACCCTGAAACGCTACGTGGAAGCGATGGGCGGCACGCTGCGCCTGGACGTTGAGCTGCCGGGCGGCAAGCACGTCGGGTTTACGGTTTAA
- a CDS encoding type II toxin-antitoxin system RelE/ParE family toxin: protein MWMVMTTEEFDRWLCEQDESTQEKVLAALVMLERAGPSLRRPFVDVLKGSLHSNMKELRIQHKGRPIRAFFAFDPARQAIVLCAGDKTGNEKRFYKVMLPIADAQFTQYLMCYFKE from the coding sequence ATGTGGATGGTAATGACAACGGAAGAGTTTGATCGGTGGCTCTGTGAACAGGATGAATCGACGCAGGAAAAGGTGTTGGCCGCGCTGGTGATGCTCGAGCGTGCAGGGCCTTCTCTTCGGCGGCCTTTTGTCGACGTGCTGAAAGGCTCGCTGCATTCCAACATGAAAGAGCTGCGTATTCAGCACAAAGGGCGGCCGATTCGCGCTTTTTTCGCCTTTGATCCGGCGCGGCAGGCGATTGTGCTGTGTGCGGGCGACAAAACGGGTAATGAGAAGCGGTTTTATAAAGTGATGCTGCCCATCGCGGATGCGCAGTTCACCCAATATTTGATGTGTTATTTCAAGGAGTAA
- a CDS encoding LysR family transcriptional regulator, which yields MKMSIKQLRAFLAVAHTLNFAQASERLNISQPALSLAIRGLEDALGGPLLLRTTRRVTLTPEGETFFPMARQLLADWDNAEEAMRQRFTLQMGKVAIAAMPSFAGNPLPPILKAFRDRYAGINVAVHDVINEQVFEMIREGRVEMGIAFEPEPSDTLHFTPLCRDRFLAVVPKDSALARKAQVSWKELLTLDFITLQRPSAVRLLLEQELARSGRTLEVAFESHQLVTVGRMVANGLGASAVPALCEKQMDELGAVCVPLIGPIIERRVGLIRLAQHQLSSAAQALATVIEREMAGSGGQPALKP from the coding sequence ATGAAAATGAGCATCAAACAGTTACGCGCGTTTTTAGCGGTAGCTCACACTCTGAACTTCGCCCAGGCCAGCGAGCGGCTGAATATTTCTCAGCCGGCGCTCAGCCTGGCGATCCGTGGGCTGGAAGACGCGCTGGGCGGGCCGCTGCTGCTGCGCACCACCCGCCGGGTGACGCTGACGCCGGAGGGGGAAACCTTCTTCCCGATGGCGCGCCAGCTGCTGGCGGATTGGGATAACGCGGAAGAGGCAATGCGCCAGCGCTTCACCCTGCAGATGGGCAAGGTGGCGATCGCCGCCATGCCATCGTTCGCCGGCAACCCGCTGCCGCCGATCCTCAAGGCGTTTCGCGATCGTTACGCCGGCATCAACGTGGCGGTGCACGACGTCATCAACGAGCAGGTATTTGAAATGATCCGCGAAGGGCGGGTGGAGATGGGCATCGCCTTCGAGCCGGAGCCGAGCGACACCCTGCACTTCACCCCGCTGTGCCGCGATCGCTTTCTGGCGGTGGTGCCGAAGGATTCGGCGCTGGCGCGCAAGGCGCAGGTGAGCTGGAAGGAGCTGCTGACGCTGGATTTCATCACCCTGCAGCGGCCATCGGCGGTGCGGCTGCTGCTGGAGCAGGAGCTGGCCCGCAGCGGGCGAACGCTGGAGGTGGCGTTTGAAAGCCACCAACTGGTGACGGTCGGCCGCATGGTGGCCAACGGCCTCGGCGCCAGCGCGGTACCGGCGCTGTGCGAGAAACAGATGGATGAGCTGGGGGCAGTCTGCGTGCCGCTGATCGGCCCGATTATCGAACGGCGCGTGGGCCTGATCCGCCTGGCGCAGCACCAACTCTCTTCCGCCGCGCAGGCGCTGGCGACGGTGATCGAACGGGAAATGGCGGGGAGTGGCGGGCAGCCTGCGCTTAAACCGTAA
- a CDS encoding GNAT family N-acetyltransferase: MNMQPQRTPVQPLLCWRKGVFHISTDRQLLDIEAIQRFLSLPDRAAAERLVHHGLCFGLYRKRHLLGFARMVTDYATFASVSELFVSAEYRGVGLGSWLTRCCLAHPALRGLRVTLPALQAPWRADGSAHALRALH; encoded by the coding sequence ATGAATATGCAACCGCAACGGACGCCCGTGCAGCCGCTGCTCTGCTGGCGCAAAGGCGTTTTTCATATCAGCACCGATCGGCAGCTGTTGGATATCGAGGCGATCCAACGTTTCCTCAGCCTGCCGGATCGGGCGGCGGCCGAGCGCCTGGTGCACCACGGCCTGTGCTTCGGGCTGTACCGCAAGCGCCACCTGCTCGGCTTCGCCCGCATGGTGACCGATTACGCCACCTTCGCGTCGGTGAGCGAACTGTTCGTCAGCGCCGAATACCGCGGCGTCGGGCTGGGAAGCTGGCTGACGCGCTGCTGCCTGGCGCATCCGGCCTTGCGCGGCCTGCGCGTCACGCTGCCCGCGCTGCAGGCGCCCTGGCGCGCCGATGGTTCGGCGCACGCCCTGCGCGCCCTTCACTGA
- a CDS encoding ABC transporter permease, whose protein sequence is MHGDFNEQNVSAISLDAWNLLYYSLRTSMRFLLGMAWSLLFSVVFAVLAARYTPLRRVILPFVNFMESVPLVGFLTFTTVYFLNLYPHSVMGLECTAIFAVFTGQAWNMMLTLYQTLRIVPKELDEAARSFNYNPWQRFWRLEFIYSVPGLLWNAMVSQSAAWFALVASEAIPVGDRSVELPGVGSYIAEALAQQNVPAILYAIVALAANIVLLDQLVFRPLVRYTARFKYEDVTASRPLGNPWFYNSLAFSHVGTALGRTLRALADLWLFKLPRLWYALGLHRLFRLAAKGNWLWRSLWYLGVVLACVWFGYRLWEYFPKQYFAMLPEWMLLTTARVAAAMLLSVAIFTPLGVWIGMNPRLVKIFQPIIQILAAIPPNIFYPLIAAFIAIYHQDLGWWAIPMIMLGTQWYVLFNVIAGVSAIPTQITEVSETFGLRRFRWWRYYMLPAIFPYIVTGIISAAGGAWNSAIAAEVIQWGSTTLSATGLGAFISVVTDAGKNPESALGCAAMCALVALCIIFVWQPLYRIAETKFKYD, encoded by the coding sequence ATGCACGGTGACTTCAATGAACAAAACGTCTCTGCCATCAGTCTTGATGCCTGGAACCTGCTTTATTATTCGCTCAGAACCAGCATGCGCTTTCTCCTCGGCATGGCCTGGTCGCTGCTGTTTTCTGTGGTATTCGCCGTGCTGGCCGCGCGCTATACGCCGCTGCGCCGGGTGATCCTGCCCTTCGTCAACTTTATGGAGTCGGTGCCGCTGGTGGGGTTCCTGACCTTCACGACCGTGTATTTTCTCAACCTCTACCCGCACAGCGTGATGGGGCTGGAGTGCACCGCCATCTTCGCGGTGTTTACCGGCCAAGCCTGGAACATGATGCTGACGCTGTATCAGACGCTGCGCATCGTGCCCAAGGAGCTGGATGAAGCCGCCCGCAGCTTCAATTACAACCCGTGGCAACGCTTCTGGCGGCTGGAGTTCATCTATTCGGTGCCGGGCCTGCTGTGGAACGCCATGGTGTCGCAATCCGCCGCCTGGTTCGCCCTGGTGGCCTCTGAAGCCATTCCGGTCGGCGATCGCTCGGTCGAACTGCCCGGCGTTGGCTCCTACATCGCCGAAGCGCTGGCGCAGCAGAACGTGCCGGCGATCCTGTATGCGATCGTCGCGCTGGCCGCCAACATCGTGCTGCTCGATCAGCTGGTTTTCCGCCCGCTGGTGCGCTATACCGCGCGCTTCAAATACGAAGACGTCACCGCCAGCCGGCCGCTCGGCAATCCGTGGTTCTACAACAGCCTGGCCTTCTCGCACGTCGGCACGGCGCTCGGCCGCACGCTGCGCGCGCTGGCTGACCTGTGGCTGTTCAAGCTGCCGCGGCTGTGGTACGCCCTCGGCCTGCACCGCCTGTTCAGACTCGCCGCCAAGGGAAACTGGCTGTGGCGCAGCCTGTGGTATCTCGGCGTGGTGCTGGCCTGCGTCTGGTTCGGTTACCGGCTGTGGGAATACTTCCCCAAACAGTACTTCGCCATGCTGCCGGAATGGATGCTGCTCACCACCGCGCGCGTGGCCGCGGCCATGCTGCTCAGCGTGGCGATCTTCACGCCGTTGGGGGTGTGGATCGGCATGAATCCGCGGCTGGTGAAGATCTTCCAGCCGATCATCCAGATCCTGGCGGCCATTCCGCCCAACATTTTCTACCCGCTGATCGCCGCCTTCATCGCCATTTATCATCAGGATCTCGGCTGGTGGGCCATCCCGATGATCATGCTGGGTACCCAGTGGTACGTGTTGTTTAACGTGATCGCCGGCGTTTCCGCCATTCCGACGCAGATCACCGAAGTCAGCGAAACCTTCGGCCTGCGCCGCTTCCGCTGGTGGCGCTACTACATGCTGCCGGCGATCTTCCCCTACATCGTGACGGGCATCATCTCCGCCGCCGGCGGCGCCTGGAACAGCGCCATCGCCGCCGAGGTGATCCAGTGGGGCAGCACCACCCTCAGCGCCACCGGGCTGGGCGCGTTCATTTCCGTCGTCACCGACGCCGGCAAGAACCCGGAGTCCGCGCTGGGCTGCGCCGCCATGTGCGCGCTGGTGGCGCTGTGCATCATCTTCGTCTGGCAACCGCTGTATCGCATCGCGGAAACCAAATTCAAATATGACTGA
- a CDS encoding trehalose-6-phosphate synthase, producing the protein MSRLVLISNKQCDGKDLACAGQTLAADAEPGLWLGWNGDVQNFAQRPISCRQRAGYDQVTFPLSIEEFRRHYQGYYHDGLWPVFHNQPEKAHFTPENYRAYRQLNRRFADIACEHLCPGDIVCIDDYQLLPCAQALKEQGLLNACAFFFHLPFPSAALLRRIPEHRQLIASLLFYDLIGFTTTDDRNAFLSCLAAEFPLEMLPDDQIQANGHLFATGIFPAGINGRQVY; encoded by the coding sequence ATGTCTCGTTTGGTGCTGATTTCCAACAAGCAGTGCGACGGTAAGGATCTGGCCTGCGCCGGCCAGACGCTGGCGGCCGACGCCGAGCCGGGGCTGTGGCTCGGCTGGAACGGCGACGTGCAGAATTTCGCGCAGCGCCCGATCAGCTGCCGGCAGCGCGCCGGTTACGATCAGGTGACCTTTCCGCTGTCGATCGAGGAGTTCCGCCGCCACTATCAGGGCTATTACCACGACGGCCTGTGGCCGGTGTTCCACAACCAGCCGGAGAAGGCGCATTTCACGCCGGAAAACTACCGCGCCTACCGGCAGCTGAACCGCCGTTTTGCCGATATCGCCTGCGAGCACCTGTGCCCCGGCGACATCGTCTGCATCGACGACTATCAGCTGCTGCCCTGCGCCCAGGCGCTGAAGGAGCAAGGGCTGCTGAACGCCTGCGCGTTCTTCTTCCACCTGCCGTTCCCGTCGGCGGCGCTGCTGCGGCGCATCCCGGAACATCGCCAGCTGATCGCTTCGCTGCTGTTCTACGATCTGATCGGCTTTACCACCACGGACGATCGCAACGCCTTTCTCAGCTGCCTGGCGGCCGAGTTCCCGCTGGAGATGCTGCCCGACGATCAGATCCAGGCCAACGGGCATCTGTTCGCCACCGGCATTTTCCCCGCCGGCATCAACGGCAGGCAGGTTTATTGA
- a CDS encoding acetyl-CoA C-acetyltransferase: MQQREVVIVAATRTPVGSFHGALAPLTAVELGTAAVQGLLAQSGVAPQQIDEVILGQVLTAGCGQNPARQTALNAGLPVTTPALTINKVCGSGLKAVHLAVQAIRSGDAEAVIAGGQESMSQSPYLMAGARAGLRLGHAQMVDSVIHDGLWDAFNDYHMGITAENLAEKYAISREEQDRFALRSQQKAQAAQQAGRFAQEITSVTVPKPKGEALSVGHDEQPRDTSLEALARLRPAFRKEGTVTAGNASSLNDGAAVVLLMSAEKAATLRLPVLARIAGYASSGVDPAIMGIGPAPAARRCLEKAGWRLEEVDLIEANEAFAAQALAVGKELGWEAERVNVNGGAIALGHPIGASGCRILVSLLYEMQRRGVNKGLAMLCIGGGQGVALAVERP; encoded by the coding sequence GTGCAACAACGTGAAGTGGTGATCGTGGCGGCAACGCGCACGCCGGTCGGCAGTTTTCACGGCGCGCTGGCGCCGTTGACGGCGGTGGAACTGGGCACGGCGGCGGTGCAGGGGCTGCTGGCGCAAAGCGGGGTGGCGCCGCAGCAGATTGATGAAGTGATCCTCGGCCAGGTGCTGACCGCCGGCTGCGGGCAGAACCCGGCGCGCCAGACCGCGCTGAATGCCGGGCTGCCCGTTACGACGCCGGCGCTGACCATCAACAAGGTGTGCGGCTCCGGTTTGAAGGCGGTGCATCTGGCGGTGCAGGCGATCCGCAGCGGCGACGCCGAGGCGGTGATTGCCGGCGGCCAGGAGAGCATGAGCCAGTCGCCTTACCTGATGGCCGGCGCGCGCGCCGGCCTGCGCCTCGGTCACGCGCAGATGGTGGACAGCGTGATCCACGATGGCCTGTGGGACGCCTTCAACGACTATCACATGGGCATCACCGCCGAGAACCTGGCGGAGAAATACGCCATCAGTAGAGAAGAACAAGACAGGTTCGCGCTGCGCTCGCAGCAGAAGGCGCAGGCGGCGCAGCAGGCCGGGCGTTTCGCGCAGGAGATCACGTCGGTGACGGTGCCGAAGCCGAAGGGTGAGGCGCTGAGTGTGGGGCACGACGAACAGCCGCGCGACACCAGCCTGGAGGCGCTGGCGCGGCTGCGCCCGGCGTTTCGCAAGGAAGGCACGGTGACTGCCGGCAACGCTTCGTCGCTCAACGACGGCGCCGCCGTGGTGCTGCTGATGAGCGCGGAAAAAGCCGCCACGCTGCGCTTGCCGGTGCTGGCGCGCATCGCCGGTTACGCTTCGTCGGGCGTCGATCCGGCGATCATGGGCATCGGCCCGGCGCCGGCCGCGCGGCGCTGCCTGGAGAAAGCCGGCTGGCGGCTGGAGGAGGTCGATCTGATCGAAGCCAATGAAGCCTTCGCCGCGCAGGCGCTGGCGGTGGGCAAAGAACTGGGCTGGGAGGCGGAGCGGGTCAACGTCAACGGCGGGGCGATCGCGCTGGGGCATCCGATCGGCGCGTCCGGCTGTCGCATTTTGGTGTCGCTGCTGTACGAAATGCAGCGCCGCGGGGTGAACAAGGGGCTGGCGATGCTGTGCATCGGCGGCGGGCAGGGCGTGGCGCTGGCGGTAGAGCGCCCGTAA